One genomic region from Ornithinicoccus hortensis encodes:
- the rsmD gene encoding 16S rRNA (guanine(966)-N(2))-methyltransferase RsmD: MTRIIAGALGGRRIRTPRGSATRPTTDRVREALFARLQAWTDLDGAHVLDLYAGSGALGLEAASRGAATVLLVESDRSTAALLQDNIAALGVGDRCRVRRDRAERVVAGGPLGTAYDLVLLDPPYPLGEEGLAEVLRGLVGQGWLAERALVVVERSSRSAGPTWPPGLVPLDTKTYGQTTLHYAEESAPPPDGAREATSPSTAPSP, translated from the coding sequence GTGACCCGGATCATCGCCGGGGCGCTGGGCGGTCGCCGGATCCGGACGCCGCGGGGGAGCGCGACCCGTCCGACCACGGACCGGGTGCGCGAGGCGCTGTTCGCCCGCCTCCAGGCGTGGACCGACCTGGACGGGGCGCACGTCCTGGACCTCTACGCCGGCTCGGGGGCCCTCGGCCTGGAGGCCGCCAGCCGCGGCGCGGCGACGGTCCTGCTGGTGGAGTCCGACCGGTCGACCGCGGCCCTGCTCCAGGACAACATCGCGGCCCTGGGGGTCGGCGACCGGTGCCGGGTGCGTCGGGACCGGGCGGAGCGGGTGGTCGCCGGCGGACCGCTCGGCACGGCCTACGACCTCGTACTCCTCGACCCGCCCTACCCGCTGGGGGAGGAGGGGCTCGCGGAGGTGCTGCGCGGCCTCGTCGGGCAGGGCTGGCTGGCCGAGCGGGCGCTGGTCGTGGTCGAGCGGTCGTCCCGGTCGGCCGGGCCGACCTGGCCCCCCGGTCTCGTGCCGCTGGACACCAAGACCTACGGGCAGACCACGCTGCACTACGCCGAGGAGTCGGCGCCGCCTCCGGACGGGGCGAGGGAGGCGACCAGCCCGAGCACGGCACCGAGCCCGTGA
- a CDS encoding HAD family hydrolase, protein MTAPPITAVLFDFHQTLVTGGDAAGWLADGWADTGRGGDPVAGLGAAGAAEAAAFLDRVWEHAREVDPHAERDTDPRRHRAVFEATVARCPGIDTDLAAGLYRTMADRWEPFDDTVPVLRELRRRGVRTAVVSNIGFDVTGRLAETGIAPLVDAVLMSYAVGSVKPDPGIFEQALDRLGVGPEESLMVGDSWRDDGGAASLGIRTLLLPRTAGPVHGLGAVLGLVASLAPSGGGADSSA, encoded by the coding sequence GTGACGGCGCCCCCGATCACGGCGGTCCTGTTCGACTTCCACCAGACCCTGGTGACCGGCGGTGACGCCGCCGGGTGGCTCGCCGACGGCTGGGCGGACACGGGGCGCGGGGGCGACCCGGTCGCCGGGCTGGGCGCCGCGGGCGCCGCGGAGGCCGCGGCCTTCCTGGACCGGGTCTGGGAGCACGCGCGGGAGGTGGACCCGCACGCCGAGCGCGACACGGACCCGCGGCGCCACCGGGCCGTGTTCGAGGCCACCGTGGCGCGCTGCCCCGGGATCGACACCGACCTGGCGGCCGGCCTCTACCGCACGATGGCGGACCGGTGGGAGCCCTTCGACGACACGGTGCCGGTGCTGCGGGAGCTGCGCCGCCGGGGAGTCCGCACGGCCGTGGTGTCCAACATCGGGTTCGACGTCACCGGGCGGCTGGCCGAGACCGGGATCGCCCCGCTGGTCGACGCGGTCCTGATGTCGTATGCCGTGGGGAGCGTCAAGCCCGACCCCGGCATCTTCGAGCAGGCCCTGGACCGCCTGGGGGTGGGCCCGGAGGAGTCGCTGATGGTCGGGGACAGCTGGCGGGACGACGGTGGTGCCGCGAGCCTGGGCATCCGCACCCTGCTGCTGCCGCGCACCGCCGGCCCGGTTCACGGGCTCGGTGCCGTGCTCGGGCTGGTCGCCTCCCTCGCCCCGTCCGGAGGCGGCGCCGACTCCTCGGCGTAG
- the coaD gene encoding pantetheine-phosphate adenylyltransferase — protein sequence MTRRCICPGSYDPVTNGHLDVILRAAALYDEVVVAVLHNPDKPGRFPVERRLELISGSLPECLPVRVEAFHDRLLVDVATEVGAGAIVKGLRGGTDFAYELPMALMNRHLTGIETVFLPGDPALEHVSSSLVTQVASMGGDVTGLVPDAVRDALVSR from the coding sequence ATGACCCGCCGCTGCATCTGCCCCGGCTCCTACGACCCGGTGACCAACGGCCACCTGGACGTCATCCTGCGTGCCGCCGCACTCTACGACGAGGTCGTGGTCGCGGTGTTGCACAACCCGGACAAACCCGGCCGGTTCCCGGTGGAGCGACGCCTCGAGCTGATCAGCGGCTCGCTGCCCGAGTGCCTCCCGGTCCGGGTCGAGGCATTCCACGACCGGCTGCTGGTCGACGTGGCCACCGAGGTGGGTGCGGGCGCCATCGTGAAGGGGCTGCGCGGCGGCACCGACTTCGCCTACGAGCTCCCGATGGCCCTGATGAACCGGCACCTGACCGGCATCGAGACGGTCTTCCTGCCGGGCGACCCCGCCCTGGAGCACGTCTCCAGTTCGCTGGTCACCCAGGTGGCCTCGATGGGCGGCGACGTCACCGGGCTGGTCCCCGACGCCGTGCGCGACGCCCTGGTCTCCCGGTGA
- a CDS encoding YceD family protein — protein sequence MHAQDAARPWVFDTRELIRRPGTMKTLSRVVSAPDRIGTDVIAIEAGQPVELEVRLESVVEGVLASGSVSATATGMCVRCLDPVEEDLDVTFQELFAYPDRAAHHREVGDAEEQDEDHLLDGDLMDLESVVRDAVVTALPFQPVCRDDCPGLCSECGARLADDLDHQHDLIDPRWSVLSELAQGAAPDDEKRN from the coding sequence ATGCACGCGCAGGACGCCGCCCGGCCCTGGGTCTTCGACACCCGGGAACTGATCAGGCGGCCTGGCACCATGAAGACCCTGTCCAGGGTCGTGTCGGCTCCGGACCGCATCGGGACGGACGTGATCGCCATCGAGGCCGGGCAACCGGTCGAGCTCGAGGTGCGGTTGGAGTCCGTCGTCGAGGGTGTCCTGGCCAGTGGATCGGTCTCGGCCACCGCCACCGGGATGTGCGTGCGGTGCCTGGATCCCGTCGAGGAGGACCTCGACGTGACCTTCCAGGAACTGTTCGCCTATCCCGACCGGGCGGCCCACCACCGTGAGGTGGGGGACGCCGAGGAGCAGGACGAGGACCACCTGCTCGACGGGGACCTGATGGACCTGGAGAGCGTGGTGCGGGACGCGGTGGTGACCGCCCTGCCGTTCCAACCGGTGTGCCGGGACGACTGTCCGGGACTGTGCTCCGAGTGCGGAGCACGCCTGGCCGACGACCTCGACCACCAGCATGACCTGATTGACCCACGGTGGTCGGTCCTGAGCGAACTCGCCCAGGGTGCCGCCCCCGACGACGAGAAGAGGAACTGA
- the rpmF gene encoding 50S ribosomal protein L32, with the protein MAVPKRKMSRSNTRARRSQWKAAPVALTSCPQCKAPKQPHVACPSCGTYAGRHYGTAERTEHQG; encoded by the coding sequence GTGGCTGTCCCGAAGCGGAAGATGTCCCGCTCCAACACCCGCGCCCGCCGCTCGCAGTGGAAGGCCGCCCCGGTGGCGCTGACCAGCTGCCCGCAGTGCAAGGCCCCCAAGCAGCCGCACGTGGCCTGCCCGTCCTGTGGCACCTACGCCGGCCGCCACTACGGCACCGCCGAGCGCACCGAGCACCAGGGCTGA
- the rnc gene encoding ribonuclease III, with product MTSGDTTPAGHAQEPQQRPVTDLSDYLTEVVGQACDEALLRRALTHRSYAYENGNLPHNERLEFLGDAVLGLVVTDTLFRAHPDLPEGQLAKLRAAVVNSRALADVARTIGLGDYVLLGRGEESTGGRDKASILADTTEAVIGAVYISVGLAAADTFVHHLLDPLMQRTANLGAALDWKTSLQELAANGALGSPEYRVEDEGPDHDKVFTASAVVAEEVLGTGTGRSKKEAEQKAAASAFSTLSERAAEMVQTEPSAEPPAGSDDPDTPDRPAAD from the coding sequence ATGACTTCCGGAGACACGACACCGGCCGGTCACGCCCAGGAGCCCCAGCAGCGTCCCGTGACGGACCTGTCGGACTACCTCACCGAGGTGGTCGGTCAGGCCTGTGACGAGGCGCTGCTTCGGCGTGCCCTGACGCACCGGTCCTACGCCTACGAGAACGGCAACCTGCCGCACAACGAACGCCTGGAGTTCCTCGGCGATGCCGTCCTCGGCCTCGTCGTCACCGACACCCTGTTCCGCGCGCACCCCGACCTGCCCGAGGGGCAGCTGGCCAAGCTGCGGGCCGCGGTCGTGAACTCACGGGCCCTGGCCGACGTGGCCCGCACCATCGGTCTGGGCGACTACGTCCTGCTCGGCCGCGGCGAGGAGTCGACCGGCGGCCGGGACAAGGCCTCGATCCTGGCCGACACCACCGAGGCGGTCATCGGCGCCGTCTACATCTCGGTCGGGCTGGCCGCCGCGGACACCTTCGTGCACCACCTGCTCGACCCGCTGATGCAGCGCACCGCCAACCTCGGGGCCGCCCTGGACTGGAAGACCAGCCTGCAGGAACTCGCCGCCAACGGCGCCCTCGGGTCGCCGGAGTACCGGGTGGAGGACGAGGGGCCGGACCACGACAAGGTGTTCACGGCCAGCGCCGTGGTGGCCGAGGAGGTGCTGGGCACCGGCACCGGCCGCTCCAAGAAGGAGGCCGAGCAGAAGGCGGCCGCCAGCGCCTTCAGCACGCTGTCGGAACGGGCCGCCGAGATGGTGCAGACCGAGCCGTCGGCCGAACCTCCTGCCGGGTCGGACGACCCGGACACCCCCGACCGGCCCGCGGCCGACTGA
- the mutM gene encoding bifunctional DNA-formamidopyrimidine glycosylase/DNA-(apurinic or apyrimidinic site) lyase, with protein sequence MPELPEVEVVRRGLADHVVGRTLGRVTLTGARVARRHVAGPGDLADRLAGARVEAADRRGKYLWLVVVPPADDPHALVIHLGMSGQLLVEDPRAPREKHLHAVFDFADGGSQLRFVDQRTFGGLALTPLVADPYAVGPAREGAAAAHPHGVPEPVAHIGADPLEPGYDQAAVVRRLKTRHTAIKRALLDQGLVSGIGNIYADEALWRARVNGRRETASLTKPVLGRVLDEAAAVMRSALDQGGTSFDALYVNVNGASGYFDRSLNAYGQTGRPCPRCGTPIRREEFMNRSSHYCPRCQRKR encoded by the coding sequence GTGCCGGAGCTGCCTGAGGTCGAGGTGGTCCGCCGCGGACTGGCCGACCACGTGGTGGGGCGCACCCTGGGGCGAGTGACCCTCACCGGCGCCCGGGTCGCCCGCCGGCACGTCGCCGGACCGGGGGACCTGGCCGACCGCCTCGCCGGGGCCCGGGTCGAGGCCGCCGACCGGCGTGGCAAGTACCTCTGGCTGGTGGTCGTGCCGCCCGCCGACGACCCGCACGCCCTCGTCATCCACCTCGGGATGAGCGGTCAGCTGCTCGTCGAGGACCCGCGGGCGCCGCGCGAGAAGCACCTGCACGCGGTCTTCGACTTCGCCGACGGCGGATCCCAGCTGCGTTTCGTGGACCAGCGCACGTTCGGTGGCCTGGCGCTCACGCCGCTGGTCGCCGACCCGTATGCCGTGGGGCCGGCGCGCGAGGGCGCGGCGGCGGCCCACCCGCACGGCGTCCCCGAACCGGTCGCGCACATCGGCGCCGACCCCCTCGAGCCGGGCTACGACCAGGCGGCGGTCGTGCGCCGGCTCAAGACCCGGCATACCGCCATCAAGCGCGCCCTGCTGGACCAGGGCCTGGTCAGCGGGATCGGCAACATCTACGCCGACGAGGCGCTCTGGCGGGCCAGGGTGAACGGCCGGCGGGAGACGGCGTCCCTCACCAAGCCGGTGCTGGGCCGGGTGCTCGACGAGGCGGCCGCCGTGATGCGCTCGGCGCTGGACCAGGGCGGCACCAGCTTCGACGCGCTCTACGTGAACGTCAACGGGGCCAGCGGCTACTTCGACCGCTCGCTGAACGCCTACGGGCAGACCGGACGGCCCTGCCCGCGGTGCGGCACCCCGATCCGGCGCGAGGAGTTCATGAACCGGTCCTCGCACTACTGCCCGCGCTGCCAGCGGAAACGGTAG
- a CDS encoding type II toxin-antitoxin system ParD family antitoxin has product MAQNTSISLDDHFTDFLSRAVSSGRYRSASEVVRAGLRLLEDQETQLAALREALIAGEESGAAQPFDFDAFIAAKKS; this is encoded by the coding sequence ATGGCCCAGAACACGTCGATCAGCCTGGATGACCACTTCACGGATTTCCTCTCCCGTGCGGTCTCGTCCGGGCGCTACCGGTCCGCGAGCGAGGTCGTCCGTGCCGGTCTCCGGCTGCTGGAGGACCAGGAGACGCAGCTGGCCGCGCTTCGCGAGGCCCTCATCGCCGGCGAGGAGAGTGGAGCGGCGCAGCCCTTCGACTTCGACGCCTTCATCGCGGCGAAGAAGTCGTGA
- a CDS encoding type II toxin-antitoxin system RelE/ParE family toxin has product MSRYRLTPAAQRDLSSIWDYTEERWDVRQAETYVTEIRAAIERVAADPGRGRACEEIREGYRRYSIGSHLLFYVESADGVDVIRILHQRMDPARHL; this is encoded by the coding sequence GTGAGTCGGTACCGGCTCACTCCGGCTGCGCAGCGCGACCTCTCCTCGATCTGGGACTACACGGAGGAGCGCTGGGACGTCCGCCAGGCGGAGACATACGTGACCGAGATCAGAGCCGCGATTGAGCGCGTCGCGGCTGACCCCGGCCGTGGGAGGGCCTGCGAAGAGATCCGGGAGGGCTACCGCCGGTACAGCATCGGCAGCCACCTGCTCTTCTACGTCGAGAGCGCCGACGGCGTGGACGTGATCCGGATCCTGCACCAGCGGATGGACCCGGCACGACATCTGTGA
- a CDS encoding GNAT family N-acetyltransferase, translated as MAIWRSAVDATHGFVHESHRDEIEAHLASEYLPSVALSVAEIGGLPVGFAGTLDGNLEMLFVDAARRGDGIGSALLAHVVRHQDVSRVDVNEQNAAAVAFYGRRGFVVAGRSEVDEAGRPYPLLHLRLSQAQPSASTASTAATPRRR; from the coding sequence GTGGCGATCTGGCGCAGTGCGGTCGACGCAACTCACGGCTTCGTGCACGAATCCCACCGCGACGAGATCGAGGCGCATCTGGCGTCGGAGTACCTCCCATCCGTCGCCCTCTCCGTCGCGGAGATCGGCGGTCTGCCGGTGGGGTTCGCCGGCACACTCGACGGCAACCTGGAGATGCTGTTCGTGGATGCCGCGCGGCGCGGTGATGGGATCGGGTCCGCGCTCCTGGCCCACGTCGTCCGACATCAGGACGTGTCCCGGGTTGACGTCAACGAGCAGAATGCGGCGGCGGTCGCCTTCTACGGCCGCCGCGGCTTCGTGGTCGCGGGTCGGAGCGAGGTCGATGAAGCGGGCCGGCCGTATCCGCTGCTCCATCTGCGTCTCTCCCAGGCGCAGCCGTCGGCCTCCACGGCCTCCACGGCCGCCACGCCGAGACGCAGGTAA
- a CDS encoding helix-turn-helix domain-containing protein, with amino-acid sequence MAGYRIDRELTEFGEHVRGWRMVLGLTAQQVSERAGITRDTLRKIETGDPSVGFGNVAQVLRALGVLDQVVTAVDPLGSDIGRLRAGNLAKKRAR; translated from the coding sequence ATGGCTGGATACCGCATCGACCGAGAACTCACCGAGTTCGGCGAGCACGTGCGCGGCTGGCGTATGGTGCTCGGTCTGACAGCGCAGCAGGTGTCCGAGCGTGCCGGGATCACCCGGGACACCCTGCGCAAGATCGAGACCGGTGACCCGAGCGTGGGCTTCGGGAACGTCGCGCAGGTGCTGCGCGCCCTCGGTGTTCTCGATCAGGTGGTCACGGCCGTCGACCCGCTCGGCAGCGACATCGGCCGGCTACGCGCAGGCAACCTCGCGAAGAAGCGCGCGCGATGA
- a CDS encoding acylphosphatase: MTGPTPGDQAHRALVFVRGRVQGVGFRWWTRARALELGLVGHARNMPDGRVEVCAQGEADQIEALVDLLKETPSRHRRPGRVDSVVVQWHEPREDLTGFAER, from the coding sequence GTGACCGGCCCCACACCCGGGGATCAGGCGCATCGCGCCCTTGTCTTCGTCCGGGGGCGGGTGCAGGGTGTCGGGTTCCGCTGGTGGACCCGGGCCCGGGCCCTGGAGCTCGGGCTGGTCGGGCATGCCCGCAACATGCCCGACGGGAGGGTCGAGGTGTGTGCCCAGGGCGAGGCGGACCAGATCGAGGCCCTCGTGGACCTGCTGAAGGAGACCCCGAGCCGGCACCGGCGCCCCGGACGGGTGGACTCCGTCGTGGTGCAGTGGCACGAGCCGCGCGAGGACCTGACGGGGTTCGCCGAGCGCTGA
- the smc gene encoding chromosome segregation protein SMC codes for MYVKSLTLKGFKSFASATSLRLEPGITCIVGPNGSGKSNVVDALAWVMGEQGAKSLRGGKMEDVIFAGTSGRAPLGRAEVTMTIDNTDGALPIDYTEVTISRTMFRNGGSEYAINGTSCRLLDVQELLSDSGIGREMHVIVGQGQLDAVLRATPEERRGFIEEAAGVLKHRKRKEKALRKLETMEGNLTRLGDLTSEIRRQLGPLGRQAETARRAATIQAEVRDARLRILADDLVQLTANLEQELADESAMLARREKVEADLRAAQAAVAELEQASEQQRPRLTEAQDQWYALSALVERLGATGDLAAERVRLLSSEEEEEDAASGSGRDPEQLRREAAEMRTQEQAIVQRIAEAARELATAEQERADAEEAHQAEQQRLARLARAAADRREGLARLAGKVGALRSRIEAEEAEIGRLRDGLGATAERAKAAEQEFAALEATVLDAEEGEEGLDQEHEAAEAARARAAEDVESWQEKLRAAESERAGLTARCEALELSLNRKDGAAALLADDSVRGVVGAVPGLITVQEGFQTAIAAALGWAGDALVMEDLASAGSAVGVLREGDHGRAALLVPETAPTQSGAAPDTELPAGARWAVDLVDVDGRAGSAVAALLRGVAVVPDQAAATALVAAGSGQLTAVTEDGDVYGPGWVRGGSSAAPSLIEIQSALDAARESLARVDQDRERATFELHGAGAALVEQTERAESALGRLHESDARMAAVSEKLGQLGTVMRSAAGERERSEKAIASAEQGVAQRREELAALEERLADAEAQPDTEEPATDDRERLAMEAARARSRETEVRLSLRTQEERVRAITGRAEALETAARDEIAARERAAARRERRRQEARVATAVRSGAAYLLEQVQGMVGQAAELRDRARAEQAEREAGLSQARSRVGVLGEELRDLTDSVHKDEVARAEQRLRIEALQARAVEELGIDPEALVEEFGPHQLIPPVLTEEQAAEADGETPEPVPFVREVQEKRLRSAERKLSALGRVNPLALEEFAALEERHKFLTEQVEDLRRSKEDLLAIVKEVDERVERVFTEAFHDTAAQFERVFSRLFPGGEGRLTLTDPDNMLTTGIEVEARPPGKKIKRLSLLSGGERSLTAVALLVAIFKARPSPFYIMDEVEAALDDTNLGRLIVLFEELRDSSQLIVITHQKRTMEVADALYGVSMKGDGVTTVVSQRLRDVQPQPA; via the coding sequence GTGTATGTCAAGAGCCTGACCCTCAAGGGATTCAAGTCGTTCGCGTCGGCGACCTCGCTGCGGCTGGAGCCCGGCATCACCTGCATCGTGGGCCCCAACGGGTCGGGCAAGTCCAACGTCGTCGACGCGCTCGCCTGGGTGATGGGGGAGCAGGGGGCCAAGTCGTTGCGCGGCGGCAAGATGGAGGACGTCATCTTCGCCGGGACCTCCGGCCGCGCGCCGTTGGGTCGCGCCGAGGTCACGATGACCATCGACAACACCGACGGCGCCCTCCCGATCGACTACACCGAGGTCACCATCTCGCGGACGATGTTCCGCAACGGTGGCTCGGAGTACGCGATCAACGGCACCTCCTGCCGGCTGCTGGACGTCCAGGAACTGCTCTCCGACTCCGGCATCGGCCGGGAGATGCACGTCATCGTCGGCCAGGGACAGCTCGATGCGGTGCTGCGCGCCACCCCGGAGGAGCGGCGCGGCTTCATCGAGGAGGCCGCCGGGGTGCTCAAGCACCGCAAGCGCAAGGAGAAGGCGCTGCGCAAGCTGGAGACGATGGAGGGCAACCTGACCCGGCTCGGCGACCTGACCTCGGAGATCCGTCGTCAGCTCGGACCGCTGGGCCGGCAGGCCGAGACCGCCCGCCGTGCGGCGACCATCCAGGCCGAGGTCCGCGACGCCCGGTTGCGGATCCTGGCCGACGACCTCGTGCAGCTGACCGCCAACCTCGAGCAGGAACTTGCCGACGAGTCCGCCATGCTGGCGCGCCGGGAGAAGGTCGAGGCCGACCTGAGAGCCGCCCAGGCCGCCGTCGCCGAGCTCGAGCAGGCCTCCGAGCAGCAGCGGCCGCGGCTGACCGAGGCGCAGGACCAGTGGTATGCGCTGTCGGCGCTCGTCGAGCGGCTCGGCGCGACCGGGGACCTGGCCGCCGAACGGGTGCGCCTGCTCAGCAGCGAGGAGGAGGAAGAGGACGCCGCCTCCGGTAGCGGCCGGGACCCCGAGCAGCTGCGCCGCGAGGCCGCCGAGATGCGGACCCAGGAGCAGGCGATCGTGCAGCGGATCGCCGAGGCGGCCCGGGAGCTGGCCACGGCCGAGCAGGAGCGGGCGGACGCCGAGGAGGCCCACCAGGCCGAGCAGCAGCGGCTGGCCAGGCTGGCCCGCGCCGCGGCGGACCGCCGCGAGGGACTGGCCCGGCTCGCTGGGAAGGTCGGTGCCCTGCGCAGCCGGATCGAGGCCGAGGAGGCCGAGATCGGCCGGCTCCGGGACGGCCTGGGCGCCACCGCCGAGCGGGCCAAGGCCGCCGAGCAGGAGTTCGCCGCGCTGGAGGCCACGGTGCTGGACGCCGAGGAGGGGGAGGAAGGGCTGGACCAGGAGCACGAGGCCGCCGAGGCCGCCCGGGCTCGGGCGGCCGAGGACGTCGAGTCCTGGCAGGAGAAGCTGCGCGCCGCGGAGTCCGAGCGGGCCGGCCTGACCGCGCGCTGCGAGGCGTTGGAGCTGAGCCTGAACCGCAAGGACGGTGCCGCCGCGTTGCTGGCCGACGACTCGGTGCGCGGGGTCGTCGGGGCCGTCCCGGGTCTGATCACCGTGCAGGAGGGGTTCCAGACGGCGATCGCCGCGGCCCTCGGGTGGGCCGGGGATGCCCTGGTGATGGAGGACCTCGCCAGCGCCGGGAGCGCCGTCGGGGTGTTGCGGGAGGGCGACCACGGTCGGGCGGCACTCCTCGTCCCGGAGACCGCCCCCACGCAGTCCGGTGCGGCACCGGACACCGAACTTCCGGCGGGTGCCCGCTGGGCGGTCGACCTCGTCGACGTCGACGGGCGGGCCGGATCCGCCGTGGCCGCCCTGCTGCGCGGCGTTGCGGTGGTGCCGGACCAGGCGGCCGCGACGGCCCTCGTCGCCGCGGGGTCGGGACAGCTCACCGCGGTCACCGAGGACGGCGACGTCTACGGCCCCGGCTGGGTCCGCGGGGGCAGCAGCGCCGCACCCAGCCTGATCGAGATCCAGTCGGCGCTGGACGCCGCCCGGGAGAGCCTGGCCCGCGTCGACCAGGACCGGGAGCGGGCCACCTTCGAGCTGCACGGCGCCGGGGCCGCGCTCGTCGAGCAGACCGAACGCGCGGAGTCCGCGCTCGGCCGGCTGCACGAGTCGGACGCCCGGATGGCGGCCGTGAGCGAGAAGCTGGGCCAGCTCGGCACGGTGATGCGCTCCGCCGCCGGGGAGCGAGAGCGGTCCGAGAAGGCCATCGCCTCGGCCGAGCAGGGCGTCGCGCAGCGGCGCGAGGAGCTGGCCGCCCTGGAGGAGCGCCTGGCCGACGCCGAGGCGCAGCCGGATACCGAGGAGCCGGCCACCGACGACCGGGAGCGGCTCGCCATGGAGGCGGCCAGGGCCCGCAGCCGGGAGACCGAGGTGCGGCTGTCGTTGCGCACCCAGGAGGAACGGGTCCGGGCCATCACCGGACGGGCCGAGGCGTTGGAGACGGCCGCCCGCGACGAGATCGCCGCCCGGGAGCGGGCCGCCGCCCGCCGCGAACGCCGCCGCCAGGAGGCGCGCGTGGCCACCGCGGTCCGCAGCGGCGCGGCATACCTGCTCGAGCAGGTGCAGGGGATGGTGGGCCAGGCCGCCGAGCTGAGGGACCGGGCCCGTGCCGAGCAGGCCGAGCGCGAGGCTGGCCTGTCCCAGGCCCGCAGCCGGGTGGGTGTGCTGGGCGAGGAGCTGCGAGACCTGACCGACTCCGTCCACAAGGACGAGGTCGCCCGCGCCGAGCAGCGGCTGCGGATCGAGGCGCTGCAGGCCCGCGCCGTCGAGGAGCTCGGGATCGACCCGGAGGCACTGGTCGAGGAGTTCGGGCCGCACCAGCTGATCCCGCCGGTGCTGACCGAGGAGCAGGCGGCCGAGGCGGACGGCGAGACGCCTGAACCGGTGCCCTTCGTCCGCGAGGTCCAGGAGAAGCGGCTGCGCTCGGCCGAGCGCAAGCTGTCGGCCCTGGGCAGGGTCAACCCGCTGGCGCTGGAGGAGTTCGCGGCGCTGGAGGAGCGGCACAAGTTCCTCACCGAGCAGGTCGAGGACCTGCGGCGGTCCAAGGAGGACCTGCTGGCCATCGTCAAGGAGGTCGACGAGCGGGTGGAGCGGGTCTTCACCGAGGCCTTCCACGACACCGCGGCGCAGTTCGAACGCGTCTTCTCCCGGCTCTTCCCCGGTGGGGAGGGCCGACTCACGCTCACCGACCCGGACAACATGCTGACCACGGGCATCGAGGTCGAGGCGCGCCCGCCCGGCAAGAAGATCAAGCGGCTCTCGCTGCTCTCCGGCGGGGAGCGGTCCCTGACGGCCGTCGCCCTGCTGGTGGCGATCTTCAAGGCCCGGCCGAGCCCCTTCTACATCATGGACGAGGTCGAGGCGGCGCTCGACGACACCAACCTGGGTCGCCTGATCGTGCTCTTCGAGGAGCTGCGCGACTCCAGCCAGCTGATCGTGATCACCCACCAGAAGCGCACCATGGAGGTCGCCGACGCGCTGTATGGCGTGTCCATGAAGGGCGACGGCGTCACCACGGTGGTCTCCCAGCGGCTGCGGGACGTCCAGCCACAGCCCGCCTGA